Part of the Plasmodium malariae genome assembly, chromosome: 9 genome is shown below.
TGAAAATGCAACCCTTTGTCTAATGAGTGTATGcacatgtaaatatgtacaggtcatgtatttttttagtgGATAAATGAAGTAATgctttttcttaattttttttattttttattttgtagaaTATGCTCAAGTTTTGAGGATGTTGGGAAATGGAAGATTAGAAGCCCATTGTTTTGATGGAGTTAAACGATTATGTCACATTAGGTTTGTCCAAAAggggaggaaaaaaaaaaaaaaaaaaaaatatatatatatatatatatgtgtgggAAAATACATGTGTGAGAAGGTACATGTGAGTGAATATTCtcttatttgaatatatatatatatatatgtgaacatTTGTGTTTATATTTTGGGGGTATGCAAAAGTATGGGGACTagttactaatttttttcattttttttaggGGAAAAATGAGAAAGAGAGTTTGGATAAATTCGGGTGATATCATTTTAGTGTCCTTGAGAGATTATCAAGATAGCAAAGCAGATGTTATAGCGAAGTAACCATACATAtctgaaaattatttttctcatagaagataaaattatgaacaatacATGTATGTCTGCACATGTGCATGTTAAAgtgtaaatgtaaatattttctgCGGTATGTAAgagcatatatttttttaaccgtattttattttaaatgtccATATATGTAGATATACCCCTGATGAGGCAAGAAGTCTGAAACAACATGGAGAATTACCAGAAACAGCTAAAATAAACGAAACGGATATTTTTGACGATGATGGACAGAATGGCGTGGAATTTTTAGACGACGAATCTGACGAAGAAGCACAAGAAGACATGAATAATGTGAGGAAATTGGAAATAGAAGAGGtatgttatatatgcatgtgcatatatatgtacgacTCGTATGTTCACACACATACGCATGTTTATGTAGATATTTCATgcaaacatattttattttaaataatatttcctttttttttttttgttgttgtaGATATAAAAGCAACAGGGGGtgaaaaatacatacattagTATAATGAGGAAAAATAGGATTAATTCTTTTGTCTTTTTGAAAGTGTGTTTTATGAATatgcgtgtatatatatatatatatataatttaaaaaaatatatctttataaatttatttattttttgtaatttttttcatttcttatttaacattttagattttttacctttttttactCCTTACTatgtactttttattttattttttttttttcccgtATTATACagatttaaattaataatgtatgttgtgtaaatataaataattattatcaaaGTATACTTATggataaatacaaaaatagtTTTATACTGATATTCATATTGAAATTATGTGTTGTAattccattatttttttaatgaatacttttaccatttatttatagttgtaaaatttaatgaaaaaaaaataaataatataatgtgataatgtataaatttaaattaataatgtgGTATAGGAACACTTGCTCAAGGGGTCATATCTTTCACTTTTAAAGACATCCGTAAAGTCGTacgtatgtattatgtatgtaaatatggTCGTGCTCAGTTATCTGTGTGgtttatgcattttttgGAAAGGAACTTGAGAATTGATGTAGTCACATGGATATTAGTTGTATGAATGGTTTGCCACTTTTGctaactttattttatttatttgtttatatttttttttttttttttttttttttgctggGCATTCTTGTTtccttcttttcttttaagcATTTTTTCACCTTTATCGCTAAaatcttatatatttgaaaccGTTAGCAGAATTTCGCCTCGGCTATATTCAATGTTATTATACGAAGcaaatacattaaatattatgaaatctGCAAATtgttaagaatatatataaatgatgaTAGATATACAAAGATGTTTAATACTGATGAACACTATGGGTACTGCAATTCATCTGGGTAGCTATAACTGCTTTTAATTCtcgttcatattattttttcttattttgcttttttgtCATTATAACTACGCCCATGGTAATGAGTACAtaggcatatatatacatgtacacatgcGTTGTTCGCGGGAGCGGGGATTTGCACaatgtacatacgtatatatatatatatatatagatatagatatatatatatatatatatatatatgtatatgtattattttttttttttctctaagTGCAAGGACCTACCTAGTTgactttttttaaagagcGTAATCGGAATTAAGGgggtggaaaaaaaataattattattgtcCGAATTGTAGTAGgcctttttgtttattaattGTAGATGaggattatataaaataacatgaataaatggaaatttttttgaaaggTACAACATgtttatgttaataataacattgtTCTCCCGCGTGCTGATAATATTTGGTGTAATGTTTAGTATGTCAGGTTTTATAATGGTAATAgggaaataatttttataaaagttataaCCGAAAGAGTAGTGTACATTacattttgtaaatttatgtatGGTGGATGGAGAGTTCTCCTTATCATTCAAACTTGCACAAGAGAGATGATAACACAAAGCATCGTTATTTCCATTGTCGCAGTTGTGCTTATTACTACTTTTACAGCCATTGGCACTTTTAACGAAAGACATTTTAGTGTAAATATaagttctttttttatttaatcgTCCTTTACTGAACATGTACAGGtaatttttgttatcatCGGTAAAATGGTAtaaaacgtatatataatcaGATTTTACATGAATAGgtgctttatttattttaattttcaatttGATATTCTGCATTAAAGCAAAATTATTAGGAAAAATATTTCGTACCTTTCCTTCATAATTTGACAAAATGATGCTgtgattatattttatagaaaaatctgaattatataatgtcAGAAATagtcttttatttattatatttctgttAATTTGACATGATATAGAATAttctgctttttttttatagaacaTTATGGGACAGACATCAAATGAAGAGGAAGGGTTAAAATGTGGTATCACTTCAATGTCATTATGGTagttaaaatgaaaaaaaatgtctgtaggcgtattttttttttcttttttgtctCTCTCTTCATCCTCGATATTAGAGCTCGAATGGCTAGTTTGTTCATAAATTAATTGTTCCGTATTTTGGTCAATATTCCCCTTTTGAGGGTGAACAATTtggctatttttttttttttttttttttttcttacttttgttcataaaattattgtccgttaataatattttaacatttagTTCATTTTTAACTTTGAAATTGAAGAAGAGCATAATGGAATTTTCCATGTTAGGATGTATTATCGTTggacatatttttttaattttaagatGATCTATAACGATGATgtgaaaaaaattgcaaaatacgtcatcaattttttttcctttatttatttttttaggtatttttattacattaccGTCTTCATGGCAATTATTTTTGCCCACGATATagcaatttttattttttaaaagtatgcaggaaaaggaaaaaccgCAGCAAAGTTTTCCTATTTcgaatttgtttttatttttaaattttcttaacTGGAAATAATTTTCGTTAAttcgttttaatttttcccaTTCTACGTTTAGTGATGACCTTTCTTTGCTACTTATGCTACTATTTTGATCGCCCTCGTAGCTCTCTCCGCTCCTGTAATCTTCCCGTTTGCTTTTTACATAAGCACAACACCCTTGATTTGTACTACTACATGCCACACAGTATTCTGCATTATATGTCCCACTATATGTCGCATCACCTGTGTGCGCTTTATGCTTTTCCTTACGCAACAGAtgtctctttttttttttggattgTGATGTTTTTTTGATAAAGTCTGTCCATATATTTTGGTTTAAAATTAACGTGGGacattttacaaaattgtCGCCTGAACATAGCTGACTGTGCATGTTATTGCCCCAGccatatatttcattttgataAGTTGAAATTAAATTGTGAGAATGTCCAGCAGATATGTACTTAactttttttcgtttttctttatttaataaaattaaaattggagtgttataaaaaatttttttttcttgacATACTTGATAGTTATCGTTTCTTCCAAAAGCGTAgcagtttttattttttgataaaaaaagagcATGACTTTGTCCAcatgatatattttcaatttttaccTTATcagaaaaatgtatatagCTAACAAATCTCGAATTATAGTCATgaattatatcatatttatgtGTCTCATCCGTGTCCCATCTAAAAACTTGTTTCTCTTCGTTAATTGCATAAAACTGTGAagagcaaaaaaatattttttcaaaatttattgGTATACTCTTTATACGTGTTTCTTCCTCCATTTGGTTGTCATCTAATTTGTACTTCCATACCTTATTCTTTTCGTTGATAAAAAAgtccttttgtttttttaaatttctcgTAAATAGTATcctattaaaatttttactgtCTTGTGCGCTATGATTTTTTGTATATCTGCCAACTGTGCTGTTAGTAGTATGGGACACATTGCTTTCGTTATGgaatttttcttcatttagaCCTTGACAATTTTCATTCACTGcttcatttttgtaaaaagaatacaaaattaaattccTAGTCATAAAGTTAAAATCGTAAGTGTCATTCGATGAAATGTTTACGTAACTCCTTGTACTAGTAGCAGCAGAGCCATCAGCTGCATCGTCTAACCGAATTAATGTACTGTACGTGCTATCATTATTTCTGTTTAATACCACATTTAGGCTATTATTACATGTATGCAccttttttatgaatacattttctaattcttttatcaactctaatttattatttttgtataggTATACGttacttaaatttttcattttgcacTTCTTTCAGgtcatgtttttatttttacttagaaaaaaaaaaaacaatataacaataaaaaaaaaaaaaaataaaataaaatgaaaaacctATGTATTGAAATTATTTGAAGACACGATTTATTTCTCCAATTATGCAGAACCATTTCACGCACACCCGGAAGTTCGTCGCTAGACGCACATTTTTTCCGTGCCTACTGGCTAAATGCTGAGGAGGAGAAATGAGAGTGCGAACTggtacacacacatatatatgtatatatatatgtatacgtatatatgtatatatgtacgtatgtacatgtatgtgtatatttatttttatcccACATGTGCACTCATTCGTATGTACGCGTGAATGCGCCTACTTCTTAGGAATTGAGAAAAAAGATGCATGCAAATATTTTACTCCAAAGTGAAAAGTTACGTTCGTGAACCTTGTCAGAGGTAACAGGgataaaaagataatatgataaagaaaaaaaaaacaaagcaGAATGATCTTCAACTTGTATCGGAGGAATTCGCTTGTAGTAAGAGTGACTCTATGCAAGCTAGAGGAGTAGCCACAATGCATATATGCGTACATgcgtacatgcatacatgcatacatgcaGATGCACACATAAACACATATTCATAGACGCATATACATGAACGCATATACATGAACGAATATACATGAACGCATATACATGAACGCATATACATGAACGCATAAACATGAACGCATATACATGAACGCATAAACATGAACACATATACATGaacgcatatacatatttatattgctTCTCTAACTCGCTAACATCCTTTGAGTTAGGCGTTTAGGCGTAGTGAGTACTGAAGCAGAAGTAAATTACTGC
Proteins encoded:
- the PmUG01_09052500 gene encoding translation initiation factor eIF-1A, putative encodes the protein MPKNKGKGGKNRRRGKNDNEGEKRELLYKEEDQEYAQVLRMLGNGRLEAHCFDGVKRLCHIRGKMRKRVWINSGDIILVSLRDYQDSKADVIAKYTPDEARSLKQHGELPETAKINETDIFDDDGQNGVEFLDDESDEEAQEDMNNVRKLEIEEI
- the PmUG01_09052600 gene encoding conserved Plasmodium protein, unknown function, translated to MKNLSNVYLYKNNKLELIKELENVFIKKVHTCNNSLNVVLNRNNDSTYSTLIRLDDAADGSAATSTRSYVNISSNDTYDFNFMTRNLILYSFYKNEAVNENCQGLNEEKFHNESNVSHTTNSTVGRYTKNHSAQDSKNFNRILFTRNLKKQKDFFINEKNKVWKYKLDDNQMEEETRIKSIPINFEKIFFCSSQFYAINEEKQVFRWDTDETHKYDIIHDYNSRFVSYIHFSDKVKIENISCGQSHALFLSKNKNCYAFGRNDNYQVCQEKKIFYNTPILILLNKEKRKKVKYISAGHSHNLISTYQNEIYGWGNNMHSQLCSGDNFVKCPTLILNQNIWTDFIKKTSQSKKKKRHLLRKEKHKAHTGDATYSGTYNAEYCVACSSTNQGCCAYVKSKREDYRSGESYEGDQNSSISSKERSSLNVEWEKLKRINENYFQLRKFKNKNKFEIGKLCCGFSFSCILLKNKNCYIVGKNNCHEDGNVIKIPKKINKGKKIDDVFCNFFHIIVIDHLKIKKICPTIIHPNMENSIMLFFNFKVKNELNVKILLTDNNFMNKSKKKKKKKKNSQIVHPQKGNIDQNTEQLIYEQTSHSSSNIEDEERDKKEKKNTPTDIFFHFNYHNDIEVIPHFNPSSSFDVCPIMFYKKKAEYSISCQINRNIINKRLFLTLYNSDFSIKYNHSIILSNYEGKVRNIFPNNFALMQNIKLKIKINKAPIHVKSDYIYVLYHFTDDNKNYLYMFSKGRLNKKRTYIYTKMSFVKSANGCKSSNKHNCDNGNNDALCYHLSCASLNDKENSPSTIHKFTKCNVHYSFGYNFYKNYFPITIIKPDILNITPNIISTRENNVIININMLYLSKKFPFIHVILYNPHLQLINKKAYYNSDNNNYFFSTPLIPITLFKKSQLDFIIFNVFASYNNIEYSRGEILLTVSNI